A genome region from Chloroherpetonaceae bacterium includes the following:
- a CDS encoding NADH-quinone oxidoreductase subunit N translates to MSFDIKTISEALQASVSAFVPELVLSILFLLLVLVDVITKGNRLLIPALAIAGMLITGFFVYQQQAFPAEQKFFGMIAIDPFAIFFKYLFLGAGILAVLISMDSEELNEPKTRSLGEYYAILVAMVLGMFLMASATDMLMMFLSLELVSISSYILTGYLKGQVRSSEASLKYIIYGAVSSGVMIYGISILYGLTGHTNIFKINEFLVNNPVDGVTLLLAALLIMAGFGYKIGAVPFHFWSPDVYEGAPTPVTAFLSVGSKAAGFAMLIRFFRVTVPTGTGEGMIGIDWVTMLSIFALVSMILGNVVAIWQTSVKRLLAYSSVAHAGYLLLGVLVADDLGTQAVMFYLVAYTVMNVGAFFVTVLISNKIGSDDVNDYKGLAKRMPLAAAALTIFLVSLTGLPPTVGFVGKFMIFAALLEKGTLYLGLALVGILTSVISLYYYFKIPLNMYLRESESGNTSELSVGAWSNAMVALLAVLTVVLGLFFTPLANLAKNSVGILGAMLLR, encoded by the coding sequence ATGTCGTTTGACATCAAGACCATATCCGAAGCACTGCAAGCAAGCGTATCGGCTTTTGTGCCTGAGCTTGTACTCTCAATTCTCTTTCTTTTGCTGGTGCTGGTAGATGTGATAACCAAAGGCAATCGCTTGTTGATTCCAGCTCTGGCTATAGCAGGAATGCTCATTACGGGATTCTTCGTCTATCAGCAGCAGGCTTTTCCAGCAGAGCAAAAGTTCTTCGGAATGATTGCAATTGACCCATTTGCGATTTTCTTTAAGTATCTCTTCTTAGGTGCAGGCATTTTAGCCGTGCTCATCTCAATGGACTCTGAAGAACTCAATGAGCCAAAAACACGAAGCTTAGGCGAATACTACGCGATTTTGGTCGCAATGGTGTTGGGAATGTTCCTGATGGCGTCAGCCACTGATATGCTGATGATGTTCCTGTCGCTGGAATTGGTCAGCATTTCTTCCTACATTCTGACAGGCTACCTCAAAGGACAAGTGCGCTCCTCAGAAGCCTCGCTGAAATACATCATCTACGGTGCGGTGTCGTCAGGCGTAATGATTTATGGTATTTCAATTCTCTACGGCTTAACGGGGCATACGAACATTTTCAAAATCAACGAGTTCTTGGTGAACAATCCTGTCGACGGTGTCACGCTGCTGCTGGCGGCGCTGCTAATTATGGCGGGCTTTGGCTACAAAATCGGTGCAGTGCCGTTCCACTTCTGGTCACCTGATGTGTATGAAGGAGCGCCGACGCCCGTAACCGCATTTCTCTCCGTCGGTTCGAAGGCAGCTGGCTTTGCGATGCTGATTCGCTTTTTCCGCGTAACCGTACCAACTGGGACAGGGGAGGGCATGATTGGCATAGATTGGGTCACCATGCTCTCCATCTTTGCGCTGGTCTCAATGATTCTGGGAAATGTGGTTGCAATCTGGCAAACCAGCGTGAAACGGCTACTGGCGTATTCCTCCGTAGCGCACGCAGGTTACCTGCTACTGGGGGTCTTGGTCGCTGACGACCTTGGCACGCAAGCCGTAATGTTCTACCTTGTTGCTTACACGGTGATGAATGTCGGCGCGTTTTTTGTAACGGTGCTTATCTCAAACAAAATTGGGAGTGACGATGTCAATGACTACAAAGGGCTGGCGAAGCGAATGCCACTGGCAGCAGCGGCACTGACCATTTTCCTCGTCTCGCTGACGGGATTGCCGCCAACTGTGGGGTTTGTAGGGAAGTTTATGATTTTTGCTGCGCTCTTGGAAAAGGGGACGCTTTATTTGGGCTTGGCACTGGTTGGCATTTTGACTAGCGTGATTTCGCTCTATTACTACTTCAAGATTCCGCTCAATATGTACTTGCGCGAGTCAGAGAGCGGCAATACATCGGAGTTAAGCGTAGGGGCGTGGTCAAATGCAATGGTCGCCCTGCTGGCAGTCTTGACCGTAGTACTGGGGCTTTTCTTTACGCCGCTTGCAAACTTGGCGAAAAACTCAGTCGGTATTTTGGGAGCAATGCTACTGCGCTAA
- a CDS encoding NADH-quinone oxidoreductase subunit M — MELTLITFLPMVAATIILFLPATQKQLIRIITLVAALGQVALSLWIWKNYDYSKAGINDPQAFQFVEKVKWIDLQLGNFSFHVDYFLGVDGLSITMVILTVVVSAIGVISSWTIEKSVKGYFLLYNVLSTAMVGSFVALDFFLFYIFWEMLLVPMYFLIGIWGGPNREYAAIKFFLYTLFGSVFMLLVGIGLYFSVIDPETGKHTFNMVAMSNPNNFLPDSIFGGSGTTMRYLAFIGLFLAFAIKVPVFPFHTWLPDAHVEAPTPMSVILGGILLKLGGYGFLRVNFPIFPEIFGALAYSIAVLGAINIIYGALCAIAQKDLKKMVAYSSVSHMGFVLLGIASVTTEGMTGAMMQMFSHGILTPLLFLLVGVIYDRAHTRDIDRFGGLASYMPVYTGFVITTFMASLGMPGLSGFIAESFVFLGAFRAELTRPVAVVSTLGILLSAGYLLWALQRVYFGKRKPDAAYEVKGEHGHEHAHFHDWAGKVDLDGREVAMMAPLTAIVVILGVYPSLLTDLMMPSMNKIVEILAPTVQSVGTALLK, encoded by the coding sequence ATGGAACTGACGCTCATTACCTTTTTGCCAATGGTGGCGGCGACAATTATCCTCTTTCTGCCCGCCACGCAAAAACAGCTCATTCGCATTATTACGCTGGTTGCGGCACTGGGGCAGGTTGCGCTGTCGCTCTGGATTTGGAAAAATTACGATTACTCCAAAGCAGGCATCAACGACCCGCAGGCATTCCAGTTTGTCGAGAAAGTGAAGTGGATTGACCTGCAACTTGGCAATTTCTCATTCCATGTGGATTATTTCTTGGGTGTCGATGGGCTTTCCATCACGATGGTGATTTTGACCGTAGTGGTCTCAGCTATTGGCGTCATTTCAAGCTGGACGATAGAGAAATCCGTCAAAGGCTACTTTCTGCTCTACAATGTGCTGTCAACGGCGATGGTGGGCAGCTTTGTGGCGCTGGATTTCTTTCTCTTCTACATCTTCTGGGAGATGCTGCTGGTGCCAATGTATTTCCTCATTGGCATCTGGGGCGGACCAAATCGTGAATATGCGGCTATTAAATTCTTCCTCTACACGCTCTTTGGCTCGGTCTTTATGCTGCTTGTCGGAATTGGGCTTTACTTTAGTGTGATTGACCCTGAGACAGGCAAGCATACCTTTAACATGGTTGCTATGTCTAACCCAAACAACTTCCTCCCAGATAGCATCTTTGGTGGCAGCGGCACAACGATGCGATATCTGGCGTTTATTGGTCTATTTCTGGCGTTTGCGATAAAAGTGCCGGTGTTCCCATTCCATACATGGCTACCTGATGCACACGTGGAGGCACCTACACCGATGTCAGTCATTCTGGGTGGAATTTTGCTGAAACTGGGCGGCTACGGTTTTCTGCGTGTTAACTTTCCCATCTTCCCTGAAATCTTTGGAGCATTGGCGTATTCAATCGCCGTGCTGGGGGCAATTAACATCATCTATGGGGCACTGTGTGCGATTGCGCAGAAGGACTTAAAGAAAATGGTGGCGTATTCATCCGTGTCGCACATGGGCTTTGTGCTTTTGGGTATTGCATCAGTCACCACAGAAGGAATGACGGGGGCAATGATGCAGATGTTTAGTCACGGCATTCTGACACCGCTCCTGTTCTTGCTGGTAGGCGTGATTTACGACCGTGCACACACACGCGATATTGATCGCTTTGGTGGACTGGCAAGCTATATGCCTGTCTACACTGGTTTTGTGATTACGACGTTTATGGCGTCGCTAGGTATGCCGGGACTGTCAGGGTTTATTGCTGAATCGTTTGTCTTCTTGGGCGCGTTCCGTGCGGAGCTAACGCGCCCAGTGGCGGTGGTCTCGACGCTGGGTATTTTGCTTAGTGCAGGTTATCTACTCTGGGCGCTGCAGCGTGTCTATTTCGGTAAGCGCAAGCCTGATGCTGCCTACGAAGTAAAAGGGGAGCATGGACATGAACACGCCCATTTCCACGACTGGGCAGGGAAAGTGGATTTAGACGGTAGGGAAGTGGCAATGATGGCGCCACTGACTGCTATTGTGGTCATCTTGGGGGTTTATCCCTCGCTGCTGACTGACCTAATGATGCCGAGTATGAATAAAATTGTGGAGATTTTAGCACCGACCGTGCAGAGCGTGGGCACTGCGCTATTGAAGTAG